DNA sequence from the Prolixibacter sp. SD074 genome:
TTATAATCGACTATCCAGTAGCTGTTCTTCCGCAATGGATGATTCGGCGCAAGCTGATCGTAGCTGTGGTTTCGTACCCTGAATGAATTAAACCAGGCGTGGAACTCGAGTCCGCGCTGGTGACACAGGTTGATGGCAAATCGCAACGGATCGTAGTAAGGCGTGGGGGATTTGCCTTGCTCACCTGTCAGATAATACGACCATGGCTCAGTGGGTGACGGATAGATAGCGTCGGCAGCCGGCCTGACCTGGAGAATTACCGCATTTAAGCCGGTATTCTCAATCCGGTCGATCAGATTAATGAGTTCCTGTTGTTGTTGGTCTGTAGGCAGGCCCGGTTTCGATGGCCAGTCAGTGTTGTTTACCGTCGCAATCCAAATCCCTCTGAATTCCTCTTTCACCAATGGTTTCGCCATTCGGGGGTTAAGGCCTGCTGCCTGAAAAGCAACGACCAGAACCAGCAGAATTGTGGGAAAAGCTTGCCGGGGTTTCATGGCTCACTTCAATATTAGGGTGGGCAACAAAAAATTCTACTTTTATGTCATGGAAATAGAAAGCTTACTACGTTACTTATTGCCCCAGGAAATATTTGAATACTTTGATTTGATTGATTTCAAGGAAGTAGAAGGTGGACAATTAGAGCTACATTTAAATGAAAAGTCAATTAAGCCCTTGGAGCACGCTGATAAAGAGCTGGTTTCAAATGGATTCGACGAGCCTGTCCGTATCCAAGATTTTCCGTTAAGGGACAAGACAGTCTATTTTGTCGTCAGGCGACGAAAATGGAAGGACAAGCACACAGGAAAGATCTATAGTTCCCGATGGGATTTAATAGCCAAAGGCACCAGCTACACCAAAGAGTTTGCTGCTTTTTTAAAAGGGTTACTTGGACAAATACCCGATAAGTTCGAATAGCTTAGAGAAACATTATTATATCAACGGAGATTATTTTGGGCAACAATACAAGGATCATTTGAGCGATTTTCATGAATGGGAACAGAAGTCCCATTCAAAGGATTGGATCCTTTTTCCAGGGAATATAGGGACACGATTGAGTATCGATGAAACAGCACTTACCAATGGAGAACTTTACACCGTGGTGACCAATAAGGCAGGGAAAGGGAAAAAGGGCTCTTTAGTGGCCATGATAGAAGGGACAGAGGCAGGGAAAGTTATTGAAGTTTTAGATAAGATATCAGAAGAAGAAAGAAATGCAGTTGAAGAGGTAACACTGGATATGGCCAGTTCCATGCGAAAAATAGTAAAAAGTTGTTTTCCAAAAGCCAGCCGGGTTATTGACCGCTTTCATGTCCAGAAACTGGCCTATGATGCATTGCAGGAGATACGTATCAAACACCGTTGGGATGCCATTAATGAAGAAACCAATGCAATTGAAAATGCAAAAGCTGATGGCGTAAAATATATCCCTGAAGTTTTAAGCAATGGAGACACTAAAAAACAACTTCTGGCCCGTAGCCGGTATTTATTGTTTAAATCAGGGGATAAATGGACTGACAAGCAAAAGAAAAGAGCTGCTGTATTGTTTGAGCTTTATCCCGACATTAAAGAAGCATATTCCCTGACACATTCATTAAGAATGATATTTTTGAAAAACACGGACAAGAAAGTAGCTTATACTAAAATGGCCAGGTGGTTCAACGATGTTACTGAATCCGGTTTTAAATCTTTCAATACCATATCTGCTACATTCTATGCGCATTATCCTGAAATATTAAACTTCTTTGACAACCGAAGCACTAATGCTTCTGCTGAATCATTTAATGCCAAACTTAAAGCTTTCCGTGCAACTCAAAGAGGAGTTGTCGATATTGAATTTTTCCTTTTCAGAGTGGCTAAGATTTATGCGTAATCTAAAAAATCCACCCCAATTATGAATTGATCCGGTTTCATGGTTCTATTTGATAATCATAATTTATTCAAATGTAACGAATTATGAAGGTACAAAAAAAACCTTCCCCGAAAGGAAGGCTGAAATTTATCAACGGTTCGTTGAAACCTCTCACGGATAGTACTTAACAAAGGCCTCCATGGCTTCGTACTCGGCCATGCCCAATTGGTCGTAAAGCCTTGCGGTTGCCCTGTTTCGCTGTTCGGCGCGCTGCCAGAACTCGCGTTCGTCTTCACCCATAAACATGGCGCCCTCTTTTTGTGACTGGTGACGCAAAATTGCGTCGCGTTTTCTCGCCAGCTCGATGGGACTAATCGGAACAGCCATTTCAATTTCGTCAGCCTCCCATTCAGCCCAGGCACCACGATAAAGCCAAAGCCAGCAATCTTGCATCCAGTCTTTTTCTTTTCGCATGTGCTCAAGTGTTATAAATATGGTATCGAGGCAGACACGGTGCGTTCCGTGTGGGTCGGATAAATCACCGGCAGCAAAAATCTGGTGAGGTTTCACCTCGTCAAGCAGGTTCATGACAATTTTGACATCTTCTTCGCCAATCGGATTTTTCTGTCGTCTTCCGGATTCATAGAAAGGAAGATCGAGAAAATGAATGTGCGAATCAGGAATGCCGAAATAACGCAATGCGGACCGGGCTTCCATCCGGCGAATTAAGCCTTTGGCCTTTCTTACGTCCGGAATATCCACTTCGTTGTCTTTTTTATTTTTCAGGAACGAAAGAACTTTTTCTTTTTGTTCTTTGGCTTTCTTATTTCCCGAATCGTAAAAGTCAGCATATTCATGATGGAAATCGAGGTAACGGGAAATGTATTCATCCGCTACCGCGAAATTACCCGATACCTGGTAAGCAACGTGTACATCGTGTCCCTGTTCCACCAGGCGAAGCAATGTTCCTCCCATCGAGATAACATCATCGTCGGGGTGCGGACTGAAAATGACGATACGTTTCTTCGCCGGTTCAGCTCTCTCCGGACGGTTCGAATCGTCGACCTTCGGTTTTCCGCCGGGCCATCCGGTGATGGTATGCTGTAAATCGTTAAATACCTTGATGTTGATTCGGTAGGGAGAACCTGCCGTCGCCAGCAAATCGCTCAAACCAAAATCGTTGTAATCCTTGCCGGTCAGCTTCAGGATGGGCTTCTTCGCTTGTTTACACAACCAAACCACCGCCTTGCGTACCAGCCGATCGTCGTTCCAGTCCATGTTGTCGACCAGCCAGGGGGTACGTACCCTGACGAGCTGTGAACTGGCGCCGCTATCAAGCACAATCTTAACATTGTGATGTTCCTGAATAAAAGAGGCCGGTACTTCACTATCCGGATCTTCTTCCACGGTCTTTTGAATCACCCGTGCTTTGGATTCGCCCAGCGCTACCAGGATAATTTTCCGCGATTCCAGGATGGTATCTACTCCCATGGTAATGGCACGTCGGGGAACATTGATGAATCCCTGGAATTCTGTCGCTTCCTCCTGTCGGGTTACCGGGTCAAGCGTAATAATCCGGGTACGGGTATTTCGTCCTGAACCGGGTTCGTTGAAACCAATGTGACCGGTGCGGCCAATGCCCAGTAACATCACATCGATGCCGCCAGCTTCTTTGATCAGTCTCTCGTATTCACGGCAGTAATCATGCACGGAGTCAAACATGATGGTGCCATCCGGAATGTGAATGTTCTCTTCCGGGATGTCTACATGATCGTAAAGGTGCCGATGCATGTAGTTGTTGTAACTGTGAATGGAATGGGGTGACATGGGGTAGTACTCGTCAATGTTAAAAGTGACAACATTGTTGAAGCTCAGTCCCTCTTCTTTGTGCTTACGAACCAGTTCGGCATAGATCCCCAGTTGAGTCGAACCGGTGGGTAATCCCAATACACATTTTCCCCCTTTTTGTTGTTCCTTCTTAATGGAGTCGGCAATCTCATCGGCGACCACCTGCGAAACATCTTTTCCTTCGGGATAGATGTAGGTGGGAATTTTTTCATATTTCGTGAGCATGTCCCGGTGAGTCAAATTGGTTGGGGCATACTCGCCAAATCCGTAAAAAACCGGATTGTCGCTCTGTAACTTTTTACTTAAGTCCATGATAGGCTTTCTGGTTTATTTTGAACAAGTAAAAATAGGCGAATTTGGACGTAAAAAAAAAACTTCTTTAAAAGTTCGAATAAGTGATATTCATCCCTGTTAATGAAACTCTCCGGCCTCGTACCGACGAATGATATTGTTCAACATGGCATCTTCTTCCGGATCAAATTCCGATTTTAAACTGGAGCCGGTGAGAAAGGCCAGTGAATTCCACAAAAAGGCTTGTCCGCCCCCGCGGTATTCCTTCAGAAGATCGTATGCAGTCTCGCCGGTTTCCCTGTCGATAAGTTTGAGTAATAACCGCCCCTGGCGCAGGTTCAATGTTTTCAGGGTGTCCATGTAAGTTTCCTTGATATAATGCTGGTACCATTTCATGTATTTTTTCCGGTGGGCGGGAGTAGTATAAACCTGGTCGAGCTCCTTCTTTACCCGGTTAAGCTCTTTGCTGACAATCATGGCAAGCGGATACGTCTTCTTCACATCCTCAATCAACTTATCGTATTTCTTTTCCTGATGATGGTTCTTGAATTTAAAAGGAGGAATGATGTCAATCGATTTCAGATTGATGTGCAACAGACTATCGCTGGTCAAATCATATTTAGTCAATACGGTATCAATGTGAGCCAAATAGTTTGTAGCCGAACTATCCTGCGCTGATACCCTGCTGAACAAGCCAGTGCTCAGAATCAAACAAATGACAGAGGTCAATATCAATTGGTGTATGCGGTGCATAGTGGTCTTTTTCTTTGGGGACAAAGTTAATGGATTCTTATAGATGTGTACCGCTAACGGCTTAATTAACAATTTTTATCAATTGGTTTCCACCTTACCGGGAATAACACTCTCAGCAATTTCATTCAATAGCGTAACGGCATGTTGAATGGAAGTTACCTCGCCGAAGATAATGCTAAGTTTTCCCTTCGATTCCTTGATCCGGCATTTCTTTGGATGTGTCTGAAGCCATTGCAGTATATTCCCGAACAAGGCTGTCTGGTAAAACGGTGATTGCTGGTCAGACGGCAAATAGCAAATCATCTTCTTGTTCTTCAGAATAATCTTCTCGATGTTCAGCTCAATGGCTGTCCAGCGGAGGCGGACCACTTCCAGTAACTCGACCGTTGAATCGGGTAATTTCCCAAAGCGATCGACGAGCTGGGCACGGAATTCCTCTAATGCCCCGTTGTTCTCAATGTTGTCCAGTTCGCGATAAAGCAACATTCGCTCTGAAATGCTGGAAATATAACCTTCGGGGAAAAGCAGTTCCAAATCGGTATCCACCTGGCAATCGTTCACAAATCGAAGGTTGAGGAATGCTTCATTGGCTTCGCGCGATTCTTCCTCCTTGTATAGCTGCTGGAATTCTTCATGCTTTAGTTCCTGAATTGCTTCGTTCAGGATGCGGTGGTACGTTTCGAAACCGATATCGGCAATAAAACCGCTTTGCTCGGCTCCCAACAGGTTGCCGGCTCCCCGGATATCCAAATCCTGCATGGCGATGCTGAAACCGCTGCCCAAATCGGAGAATTCTTCGATGGCCTGTAACCTTCGCCGTGCTTCGGGTGTCATGCTGGTCATCGGTGGAGCAAGCAGGTAACAGAAAGCCTTTTTGTTCGAACGTCCCACGCGTCCGCGCAACTGGTGCAGTTCGCTCAAACCGAAGTTATGCGCCTGGTTGATTATGATGGTATTGGCATTCGGAATGTCGAGTCCCGACTCGATAATGGTGGTGGCAATGAGCACATCAAATTTTCCGTCGATAAAGTCGAGCATCACTTTTTCCAGCTGTGCACCTTTCATCTGGCCATGGCCTACAACGGTGCGCACACCCGGAACAATGCGCCTGATAAGCGTTTCCACCTCGTAAATATTCTGCACCCGGTTGTTGATAAAGAATACCTGGCCGCCACGTTCCACTTCATAGGTAATGGCCTCGCGGATGATATCTTCGTTGAAACCGTGCACTTCGGTGTTGATAGGAAACCGGTTGGGCGGCGGCGTATTGATGATGGACAGATCGCGCGCTCCCATCAGTGAAAACTGCAGCGTCCGGGGAATTGGCGTAGCCGTCAGCGTCAGCGTATCAACATTTATCTTTAGGTGTTTCAGTTTTTCCTTCACGGAAACTCCGAATTTTTGCTCTTCGTCAATAATCAACAGCCCGAGGTCTTTGAATTTGACATCCTTTCCCACCAAACGGTGTGTTCCGATGACAATATCGACTTTCCCCTCGGTTACCTCTTTCAGGATACGCCTTACCTCGGCAGGCTTGCGCAACCGGCTGATGTATTCGATGCGGCAGGGGAAATCACTCAACCTTTCGTTGAAGGTTTTGAAATGCTGAAAGGCCAGAATGGTAGTCGGGACCAAAACAGCGACCTGTTTACTGTCCGCAACGGCTTTGAAAGCGGCCCGAATAGCGATTTCGGTTTTACCAAAACCCACATCGCCACATATGAGCCGGTCCATCGGCATGGTTTTCTCCATGTCTTCTTTGGTGGCAATTGTGGCTTTCAACTGGTCGGGCGTGTCTTCGTATATAAAACTCGCTTCCAGCTCTTGTTGCATAAAAGAGTCGCGGGCAAAAGCAAAGCCGTCTTCCGCTTTGCGGTGAGCATATAAACCAATCAATTCGCGGGCAATATCCTTGACCTTTTTCTTGGTTTTGTTTTTTAGGTTTTGCCAGGCAGCGGTTCCCAATTTGTTGATTTTGGGTTCGGTGCCGTCTTTCCCTTTGTATTTCGAAATGCGGTGCAGCGAATGAATGCTCACCAGCAGCGAGTCGTTGTCGCGATAGATCAGCCGGATGGCTTCCTGCATTTTGCCGTCTTCCTCGGTCCTGACCAACCCGGCAAATTTTCCGATGCCGTGATCGACGTGCACCACGTAGTCCCCGGGATGCAACTTGGCCAACTCCTTGAGCGTAATGGCCTGTCGCGCCGATTTCTTCGAACGCAGCTTGAACCGGTGATAGCGCTCGAAAATCTGGTGGTCGGTGTAGCAGCAAAGTTTCAGATCGTGGTCGATAAAACCCTCTTTCAGGGCAAACGGAAGGCTGTCGAACTCCTGCGGATCACCTTTGTCTTCAAAAATGGCGTGAAGGCGTTCCACCTGTTTCGCGCTCGACGACAGGATGATATTCAGGTAACCGAGTTGGGAATTTTCACGCAGGTTATCGCCCAGCAGATTAAAATTTTTGTTAAAAACCGGTTGGGGTTTGATGTGAAACGGAATTTCCTGCGATTTGAAATATGCCTTCGGTCCTATTTCGACGCAAGTTAATGCTTCAGCCCGTTCCAGCAGCGTGTTTCCGCTAATGATTAAATTGTCTGCCGGAAAACCGGTTTCCAGGTTTTTCTCCCGGGCACTTTTGTATAATTCGGTCATCCGTTCGGCGCTGAAGCGCAAATCATCGGTGATCAGCAGTGTGTCATCTTTCAGGAATTCGAAAAACGAAATCCGTTCTTCCTCCTGCAATCCTTCCTGTATGTTGGGGATTATGGAAATCTTTTTCAAGGCATCCTTCGAAATCTGGTTCTCGATGTCGAAGGTGCGTATTGTTTCCACGTCATCGCCAAAGAAATCGATTCGGTACGGATCTTCGTGAGCGAAGGAGAAAATGTCGATAATGGAACCGCGGATAGAATATTGTCCGGGCTCGTACACAAAATCGACCCGCTCGAAACCGTATTCGAACAACACTTCGTTAATAAACGAGATAGAAAGTTTTTCGCCCACACGAACCGTCAGCGTGTTTTTTTCCAACCCTTTTCCTGAGATAACCTTCTCCATCACCGCTTCCGGGTACGAAACCACGATGAACTGTCCTTCAGCTTCCACCAGGTGGTTCAGTACATCAGTACGCAGGATGATGTGCTCACTTTCGATTTTTTCGTATTGAACGCTGCGCTTGTAGGACGAAGGGAAGAAGAGCAAGTGTTCTTCCAGGCCCAGGGTTTGCAAATCGTCGTAAAAATAGGCTGCCTCTTCCCGGTCGCTCAGGAGCATGAGTGCGCCAAACGGTTTCTTTTGGAAGAGGGCTGCCATCACGACGGATGGTGCGGAGCCGTTCAGTCCTTTGGCATGTAGCTTTTGTCCCGAAGGCGTTCCGAGTTGCCCTGCCAGTGCCCGGGCCCCCGGATGTTGCGCATAAAAATCAATTAACTGTTCGCGTTTCAATACGATGCTGTTTCGTTATTCGGATGCAAAAATATAAAAAACTACACTGGGTGGAGAATGAGAGCTCAAAGCCTTAACAATCTTT
Encoded proteins:
- a CDS encoding transposase, producing MEIESLLRYLLPQEIFEYFDLIDFKEVEGGQLELHLNEKSIKPLEHADKELVSNGFDEPVRIQDFPLRDKTVYFVVRRRKWKDKHTGKIYSSRWDLIAKGTSYTKEFAAFLKGLLGQIPDKFE
- a CDS encoding transposase; this encodes MSIDETALTNGELYTVVTNKAGKGKKGSLVAMIEGTEAGKVIEVLDKISEEERNAVEEVTLDMASSMRKIVKSCFPKASRVIDRFHVQKLAYDALQEIRIKHRWDAINEETNAIENAKADGVKYIPEVLSNGDTKKQLLARSRYLLFKSGDKWTDKQKKRAAVLFELYPDIKEAYSLTHSLRMIFLKNTDKKVAYTKMARWFNDVTESGFKSFNTISATFYAHYPEILNFFDNRSTNASAESFNAKLKAFRATQRGVVDIEFFLFRVAKIYA
- the nagB gene encoding glucosamine-6-phosphate deaminase — protein: MDLSKKLQSDNPVFYGFGEYAPTNLTHRDMLTKYEKIPTYIYPEGKDVSQVVADEIADSIKKEQQKGGKCVLGLPTGSTQLGIYAELVRKHKEEGLSFNNVVTFNIDEYYPMSPHSIHSYNNYMHRHLYDHVDIPEENIHIPDGTIMFDSVHDYCREYERLIKEAGGIDVMLLGIGRTGHIGFNEPGSGRNTRTRIITLDPVTRQEEATEFQGFINVPRRAITMGVDTILESRKIILVALGESKARVIQKTVEEDPDSEVPASFIQEHHNVKIVLDSGASSQLVRVRTPWLVDNMDWNDDRLVRKAVVWLCKQAKKPILKLTGKDYNDFGLSDLLATAGSPYRINIKVFNDLQHTITGWPGGKPKVDDSNRPERAEPAKKRIVIFSPHPDDDVISMGGTLLRLVEQGHDVHVAYQVSGNFAVADEYISRYLDFHHEYADFYDSGNKKAKEQKEKVLSFLKNKKDNEVDIPDVRKAKGLIRRMEARSALRYFGIPDSHIHFLDLPFYESGRRQKNPIGEEDVKIVMNLLDEVKPHQIFAAGDLSDPHGTHRVCLDTIFITLEHMRKEKDWMQDCWLWLYRGAWAEWEADEIEMAVPISPIELARKRDAILRHQSQKEGAMFMGEDEREFWQRAEQRNRATARLYDQLGMAEYEAMEAFVKYYP
- a CDS encoding DUF4294 domain-containing protein; its protein translation is MHRIHQLILTSVICLILSTGLFSRVSAQDSSATNYLAHIDTVLTKYDLTSDSLLHINLKSIDIIPPFKFKNHHQEKKYDKLIEDVKKTYPLAMIVSKELNRVKKELDQVYTTPAHRKKYMKWYQHYIKETYMDTLKTLNLRQGRLLLKLIDRETGETAYDLLKEYRGGGQAFLWNSLAFLTGSSLKSEFDPEEDAMLNNIIRRYEAGEFH
- the mfd gene encoding transcription-repair coupling factor, translating into MKREQLIDFYAQHPGARALAGQLGTPSGQKLHAKGLNGSAPSVVMAALFQKKPFGALMLLSDREEAAYFYDDLQTLGLEEHLLFFPSSYKRSVQYEKIESEHIILRTDVLNHLVEAEGQFIVVSYPEAVMEKVISGKGLEKNTLTVRVGEKLSISFINEVLFEYGFERVDFVYEPGQYSIRGSIIDIFSFAHEDPYRIDFFGDDVETIRTFDIENQISKDALKKISIIPNIQEGLQEEERISFFEFLKDDTLLITDDLRFSAERMTELYKSAREKNLETGFPADNLIISGNTLLERAEALTCVEIGPKAYFKSQEIPFHIKPQPVFNKNFNLLGDNLRENSQLGYLNIILSSSAKQVERLHAIFEDKGDPQEFDSLPFALKEGFIDHDLKLCCYTDHQIFERYHRFKLRSKKSARQAITLKELAKLHPGDYVVHVDHGIGKFAGLVRTEEDGKMQEAIRLIYRDNDSLLVSIHSLHRISKYKGKDGTEPKINKLGTAAWQNLKNKTKKKVKDIARELIGLYAHRKAEDGFAFARDSFMQQELEASFIYEDTPDQLKATIATKEDMEKTMPMDRLICGDVGFGKTEIAIRAAFKAVADSKQVAVLVPTTILAFQHFKTFNERLSDFPCRIEYISRLRKPAEVRRILKEVTEGKVDIVIGTHRLVGKDVKFKDLGLLIIDEEQKFGVSVKEKLKHLKINVDTLTLTATPIPRTLQFSLMGARDLSIINTPPPNRFPINTEVHGFNEDIIREAITYEVERGGQVFFINNRVQNIYEVETLIRRIVPGVRTVVGHGQMKGAQLEKVMLDFIDGKFDVLIATTIIESGLDIPNANTIIINQAHNFGLSELHQLRGRVGRSNKKAFCYLLAPPMTSMTPEARRRLQAIEEFSDLGSGFSIAMQDLDIRGAGNLLGAEQSGFIADIGFETYHRILNEAIQELKHEEFQQLYKEEESREANEAFLNLRFVNDCQVDTDLELLFPEGYISSISERMLLYRELDNIENNGALEEFRAQLVDRFGKLPDSTVELLEVVRLRWTAIELNIEKIILKNKKMICYLPSDQQSPFYQTALFGNILQWLQTHPKKCRIKESKGKLSIIFGEVTSIQHAVTLLNEIAESVIPGKVETN